The Deinococcus puniceus genome segment ATGCGCCGCCGTTGGTGCCCAGAGGATCAAGGCCGCTGCTGGTGTCGGTGTTGGCGACGCTGCCTGTGTTGCCTGTGTTGACCGGGGGATTGGTCGCGGGCGGCGTATTGGCCGTCACGTTGCCCGCAGGCGTGGTGCCAGCGGCGGCGGCATCTACCGTCAGGGGGCGGAAGGGATTCACGCCGGGCAGCAGCACCAAGGGGGTGTCGGGGTTGATGCCGCCCGGTTTGGGCGAAACGGCGGTGGTACCTTCTCCATTGGGGCCGACCAGAGTGCCCTCGGCGTTGCCCAGCGGGGGCAGAGTCGGAATGGTCACCGTGCCGGCGGGAACTCCGGCGCTGTCCGGGTCAACTGTGCCATCAGGATTGGTGCCGTCCGGGTTGGTCGTTCCAGCGTTTCCGCTGGCTGCCGGATCAACAGGGGTTCCGGTGCTGCCGGAGGCCAGAGGATCGGGCGTGGTGCCAGTTCCTCCATTGCCCGTGCCGCTGCCTTCTGCACCCGTGTTTCCTCCCGCTGTGCTGCCCTCTCCGCCAGCGGGCGCACCCTCGACAGGGACGGGGCCGCTGCCGCTTTCGCCGTTGGCGACCACGTTGTTGGTTCGGCTGCTCGTCCACACGTACCAGCCGCCGATCAGGCCCACCATCAGCAGCAAGATCAGGAGAATCTTCATTTCGCGGGACGGCTTAAAGTTCAGTGGAGCGCGGGTGCGGGTCACCGGACACCTCCAGATGCGGGGTCGGTGGCGGGTGCGTCCGCTGCTGCCGGAGCCGCAGGTGTGCCGTCCGCTGCGACGGGCGTGGCCTGCGAAGCGTCGAAGGTGTAGACCGTCAGACCAATCGTGCTTTCTAGGGGGGGATTGAAGCTGGACGCCTGCGGCACCTGAATGCCCACCGCCGTGACGTTGGTGAAGCGGTTCATCGTTTCTATGGAGCGGATCGCCTGAAACACCTGCGTAAACTGCCCACCCACGCCCACCGTGAGAGAAATAGGCCGCACGCCGCTGGGCAAGTCGGTGCCCGCGCCCGTCTGGACATTGAACGAACTCAGTTGCGCTCCGGCAGCGGTCACGTTGCGCCGGACTTCATCGAGGACGGTGCCGAACTGCGCGGCGTCGGGAAGTGCCCGCAAGAACTGGCTCTGCTCGACTTCCAGCGCGGCCACACGGGTACGCAGATCGGGCAACCGCTGGGAGGCGCTGCGGTACAGGTCGGCCTGCGTCTGGGTGGTTTCGACCTCGGTCTGAAGCTGCGCGATCTGGGCCTGCCGGGGCTGAAAACGCAGGTAATACCACCCGGCGATCACGGCCATGCACCCCACGAGCGCGATGAGGAAAATAGAGCGGGCATCGAGTTTGCTGGCGGTCATTGGGTGGCCCCCGGAGCCGGTGCCACAGGAGCGGCGGCAGGTGTCCCGGCTGCGCCTGCGGCGTCTGTGGGCGCGGCGGCAACAGGTTCTGCGCCCACTAAGCCCACTGTGGCGGCAAAGGTGTAGGTTCCGGTGGCCTGGTCGTTTTGCAAGCTGCGGAAATTGACGCCGAATTTAGGATTGGTCTCGAAGGCGTTCAGGA includes the following:
- a CDS encoding type IV pilus inner membrane component PilO, with translation MTASKLDARSIFLIALVGCMAVIAGWYYLRFQPRQAQIAQLQTEVETTQTQADLYRSASQRLPDLRTRVAALEVEQSQFLRALPDAAQFGTVLDEVRRNVTAAGAQLSSFNVQTGAGTDLPSGVRPISLTVGVGGQFTQVFQAIRSIETMNRFTNVTAVGIQVPQASSFNPPLESTIGLTVYTFDASQATPVAADGTPAAPAAADAPATDPASGGVR